Proteins found in one Mucilaginibacter gracilis genomic segment:
- a CDS encoding DUF6046 domain-containing protein, producing MKFKIDLLPRYQAAFGAVASKFHLLSNVGIGTVEASAKNRLLHQFSMPKQSGSASNKNPFTAPTPYSTSNFCFADLALKCGDFEIQFGNFNYSITSADSSVFVAPPMITTSREKVINTTKPDRGEGEVVENFSKRSYEIELKGIIVDMENHLYPTRQVKQLRQFFEIDDVFDVVSCILFEDLGIKSLYVTDWTDLSGVEGFEDTLSYSFKARSLQPVAFQVYGK from the coding sequence ATGAAGTTTAAAATTGATTTATTACCGCGCTATCAGGCTGCTTTTGGCGCGGTTGCTTCAAAATTTCATTTGCTGTCAAATGTAGGTATCGGCACGGTAGAGGCATCCGCTAAGAATAGGCTTTTACATCAATTTTCGATGCCCAAACAAAGCGGAAGCGCAAGCAATAAAAACCCGTTTACCGCGCCAACGCCTTACTCAACATCTAACTTTTGCTTTGCCGACCTGGCACTTAAATGCGGCGATTTTGAAATACAGTTCGGCAACTTTAATTATAGCATAACCAGTGCCGACTCGTCTGTTTTTGTGGCCCCGCCCATGATAACCACTTCCAGGGAAAAGGTTATCAATACCACAAAGCCCGACCGGGGCGAGGGTGAAGTGGTGGAGAATTTCTCCAAACGATCATACGAGATTGAACTGAAAGGCATCATCGTAGATATGGAAAACCACCTTTACCCAACCCGTCAGGTAAAGCAATTGAGGCAGTTCTTTGAAATTGATGATGTGTTTGATGTGGTATCGTGCATTTTGTTTGAGGATTTGGGCATTAAGTCGCTGTATGTTACCGACTGGACTGATTTAAGCGGCGTTGAAGGGTTTGAAGATACCCTAAGTTACAGCTTTAAGGCACGCAGCTTGCAGCCCGTAGCATTCCAGGTGTATGGCAAATAA